In a genomic window of Nitrospinota bacterium:
- a CDS encoding flippase-like domain-containing protein codes for MKPLKILYLLVGIGLLGFVLSHTDLPLVWSQLNKIGWGILVVLAVYKAAFIVDTFAWQITLPSTQCTKKWLYDLWKVRMVGAAFGKMLPFSAFGGAPIKGFVLKHYYGIQYREGAASLILAESTHLISMVLFMATGVFLILLDSNLPGSFHYFAVFGLSAIAIGIFLFFLVQRFKITSLTGTWLSQKKFGQWLDKFIHHIHDMDERLVQFYTRDRSRFLLAAFFNLINWYLGALEIFVIFYFLGNPITIVEAIILETLVELVRAGTFFIPATLGSQEAAFMVATEAIAGQTALGVAAALMRRVREFVWLGWGFILGLEYSQKPFDLAEAAQKDLD; via the coding sequence ATGAAACCATTAAAGATTTTATATTTGTTGGTAGGTATAGGTCTGCTTGGATTTGTGTTAAGCCATACAGATCTTCCATTGGTTTGGTCTCAGTTAAATAAAATTGGGTGGGGCATTCTTGTTGTGTTGGCCGTTTATAAAGCTGCATTTATTGTGGATACATTTGCATGGCAGATTACTTTACCCAGTACACAGTGCACTAAAAAATGGTTGTATGATCTCTGGAAAGTACGCATGGTAGGCGCGGCTTTCGGAAAAATGTTGCCTTTCAGTGCTTTTGGGGGAGCGCCAATAAAAGGTTTTGTTCTTAAACATTATTATGGAATTCAGTACAGGGAAGGCGCTGCATCACTGATTCTTGCGGAATCCACTCATTTGATCTCCATGGTTTTATTTATGGCCACGGGTGTTTTCCTTATTCTGCTTGATTCTAACCTGCCGGGAAGTTTCCATTATTTCGCAGTCTTTGGTTTAAGTGCGATCGCTATAGGTATTTTTTTGTTCTTCCTTGTCCAACGTTTCAAGATCACTTCGTTAACGGGAACTTGGCTTAGCCAGAAAAAGTTTGGGCAATGGTTGGATAAGTTCATCCATCATATTCACGATATGGATGAGAGGCTGGTTCAGTTTTATACCCGTGATAGAAGTCGTTTTCTTTTGGCAGCATTTTTTAATCTCATCAATTGGTATTTAGGTGCCTTGGAAATATTTGTCATTTTTTATTTTTTGGGTAACCCTATTACAATTGTTGAGGCAATAATCCTGGAAACACTTGTTGAATTGGTCAGGGCGGGGACATTTTTTATACCTGCTACATTGGGCAGTCAGGAAGCGGCTTTTATGGTTGCAACGGAAGCAATAGCGGGGCAGACAGCGTTAGGTGTTGCCGCTGCATTGATGAGGCGTGTCCGGGAATTTGTCTGGCTGGGATGGGGATTCATTTTAGGTCTTGAATATTCACAAAAACCCTTTGATCTTGCAGAAGCTGCTCAGAAAGACTTGGATTGA
- a CDS encoding CDP-alcohol phosphatidyltransferase family protein, translated as MAVINSEFFKNPSEQTFNAPRAWLPLIRHFSCHLTRLLIRTSITPNQVTTLSLLFGLASGAALLAGTYSSTLAGAFFLFICYVLDNCDGEVARLKNMCSHFGMRYDTFVDWAVHTVFFICLGWGATIAMGQEWWLWTGIVAGLGGTINYGLELYQNKTQPHASQLPEEETMRKDDDTDMDRFVLNARVVRSDFCFIVLLLSVGGVLWFLLPPAAVGAQAYWCLQFTRSARRWHV; from the coding sequence ATAGCAGTTATTAATTCTGAATTTTTTAAAAACCCGTCTGAACAAACATTCAATGCGCCCAGGGCTTGGCTGCCATTAATACGGCATTTCTCCTGTCACCTTACCCGGCTTTTGATACGAACATCAATCACGCCTAATCAGGTTACCACATTGTCTTTATTGTTTGGCCTGGCCTCTGGGGCGGCATTATTGGCAGGGACCTATAGCTCTACCCTTGCAGGCGCATTTTTTTTGTTTATCTGTTATGTGCTCGATAATTGTGACGGAGAAGTTGCCCGCTTAAAAAATATGTGCAGCCATTTTGGTATGAGATACGACACGTTTGTTGATTGGGCTGTCCACACTGTTTTCTTTATTTGTCTGGGTTGGGGGGCGACAATTGCGATGGGGCAGGAATGGTGGCTGTGGACGGGTATTGTGGCGGGTCTGGGGGGCACCATTAATTATGGTTTAGAACTTTATCAGAACAAAACCCAGCCCCATGCCAGCCAGCTGCCCGAAGAAGAAACAATGAGAAAAGATGATGATACGGATATGGATAGGTTTGTATTGAATGCACGTGTAGTACGCAGTGACTTTTGTTTCATCGTATTGCTTTTAAGTGTGGGAGGAGTGCTTTGGTTTCTTCTTCCCCCTGCTGCTGTTGGTGCCCAGGCCTATTGGTGCCTGCAATTCACCCGTAGTGCCCGGCGCTGGCACGTTTAA
- a CDS encoding NTP transferase domain-containing protein: protein MKCLLIIAGKGSRLKSLSDSKPLTSILDVPLVERVIRAALESGVDGFYAVVGYRGEQVRSFLEGLAGKINVPITVIDNPEWEKANGLSVLKAKEFLSEPFLLLMGDHLFDPDITRKMIDHSLAGDEVVLAVDHNLKNPMVDLDDVTRVMEDKGLIQNIGKGIDGYNCFDTGIFLCTPALFSALEESVRVSGDDSLSGGIRVLAKDEKVRVMSIDGLFWIDIDDPERYRKAENYLNNNS, encoded by the coding sequence ATGAAATGTTTATTAATTATAGCTGGAAAGGGTAGCCGGTTAAAATCTCTTTCGGACAGTAAACCACTGACTTCTATATTGGATGTTCCTCTTGTTGAACGGGTCATTCGTGCAGCTTTAGAATCCGGGGTGGATGGGTTTTATGCAGTGGTGGGGTATCGTGGTGAGCAGGTCCGATCATTTCTTGAAGGATTGGCTGGTAAAATTAATGTTCCTATAACTGTGATAGATAATCCTGAATGGGAGAAGGCCAATGGGCTGTCTGTACTCAAAGCGAAAGAGTTTTTGAGTGAACCTTTTTTACTGTTAATGGGAGATCATCTTTTTGACCCTGATATTACCCGAAAAATGATTGATCATTCCCTGGCTGGAGATGAGGTTGTCCTTGCTGTTGATCATAATTTAAAAAACCCTATGGTTGATTTGGATGATGTGACTCGAGTTATGGAGGATAAAGGGTTGATTCAGAATATTGGGAAGGGAATAGATGGGTATAACTGTTTTGATACTGGAATATTCCTTTGTACGCCAGCTTTATTTTCTGCGCTTGAGGAATCTGTGCGAGTCTCCGGTGATGACTCATTATCAGGGGGTATCCGCGTTTTGGCGAAGGATGAAAAGGTTCGTGTTATGTCGATTGATGGTCTGTTCTGGATAGATATTGATGATCCCGAGCGGTACAGGAAGGCAGAAAACTATTTGAACAATAATTCCTGA